GAGCCCGGGTGGCCATGGCCAGTGGAACAGCAGAAGTTGTGCGACTCTCTCGCACCGATCACAAGGTGACTCTCAGAGGCCCACTGGGCAAGATTCACAAGCTCGACATCCGCCCTGAGCTGGAAGATGAGGTTTTTGCCGATTTGAGTGTTGGTGACATGGTCGATTTCCGTCTGATCAAACCCATTGCCATCCGTATCCAGCCAGTCGCTCAGCGTCAGCTCTGAGCTGACGCCAGGGCCCTAACCACATCACCGCGGGTGAGAACCCCGACAGGACGGCGATTGGCATCAACGACGATCAGACGTTGGGTGCCCTTTTCATGCAGCATCGAAGCAGCCTTCGGCAAAGGAAGGCTGACATCACAGCTGTGGCTGTCGCGGTGCATCAGATCACCAACAGTGTTGCCCAGCACCTGATGCACCTGGCGATCCCAGTTCAACGGATTGCGCAGGTAAATCACGCTGTCGAGCAGCATCACGTAAGGCCCGACATCCACACCGCTCTCACGGACCATCAGATCCTGTTCGGTCAGTTCTCCGATCAGAACGCCGTCCACGTCAACCACTGGCAGGCCACTCACGTGGTGATCGTTGAGCAGGCTGACTGCATCCTGAAGAGGTGTCTCCGCCGTCACCGTCAGCACCGGAGCGGACATCACCTCCCCGACTGTCTGCTGGAGCACCATGGGACCTGATCAACTGCACGCATTCTGAGCCTTGATCTCTCCCTGGCGATTGTGGGCCGATCGACTCACCCTGCTGCGCGCCGTGCTTGGAGCACCGTTGCTGCTGTTGCTGGCTTGCGGACAGCAAAGCTGGGCTTGGCTGCTGCTGCTGATTGGAGCATGGAGCGACTGGGCTGACGGATGGATGGCCCGCAGGGCTGACGGAGGTAGCAGCTGGGGCGCAAAGCTCGATCCCCTCGCTGACAAGTTGTTGATCAGCGCTCCATTGATCTGGTTGGCAGCCGAGCGACAACTGCCGCTGTGGGCTGTATGGCTGCTGTTGGCCAGGGAACTGCTGATCTCCGGATGGAGGTCAGGCAGCAATGGAGGCGCTCCAGCCTCCTGGCTGGGGAAATGGAAAACCACCTTTCAGTTCCTGAGCCTGTTTCTGATGCTCTGGCCCCCGAGCTGGACATCCGTCCAGATCACTGAGGTCCTGCATGCACTGGGGTGGGGGCTGTTCTGGCCAGGCCTGGTGCTTGCCCTCTGGTCAGCGATCGCCTACCTCAGCCCCCGATCAGCGCCTGATCGGCACTGAAGTCCGGTGCCGATGTTGGAGTCAGCGAATAGTCGCGCTTGTAGCTGTCTGCCATGCAGCCATGGGCGTCGAAGCGTGGGTTCCAGGCCAGCTCGCGTTCGACCCGGCTGATATCCGTGAGGAAATGACTCAGTCTCAGGGGAAACGCCTTGCGCGCCTTTGGATCGAGCCCGGCAGGGTCGAAACTGCGCAGGTCAAGACTGCCGGGCTCACGACCGCAGGCCAGAGCTGCCGCCTCGATCAGGCCTCGGAATGTGATCCCCTTCTTGGCGGAGCAGTTGTAGATGCGATTGCAGGAAGCATCCACCTCAAGGCTGCGGGCCATGGCTTCAGCCAGATCCTCAACATGGCCGATCTGGGTGATGGTCGTTCCGTCTCCAGGCAAAGGGATGGGACGGTCATTGACGATGCGATCGAAGAACCAACGCTCCACTGGGTTGTAGTTCCCAGGTCCGACGATGTAAGTGGGTCTGAAACTGGTGAAAGCAATCCCTTCACGCAGGAGCCATTGCTCCGTTTCACCCTTGCCGACATGACGACTTGCCGGATCAAGGGGGCTGTCCTCATCGAGTGGCCAGGTGTGGCTGCCTGCATAGACACCCGCTGAACTCACGTAGAGAAAACGATGGCTTGGTGCACCGGTGCGCTCCAACACCCGCTGACTGTCCGACAACGTGCGCCCGGAACTATCGACAATCACATCAAAAGCGCGGCCCTTGAGCTGATCCAGGGCCTGATCATCTCCACGATCTCCATTCACCGCCTCAACCCCCTCAGGAACGGGCTGACGGCCGCGAGTGAAGAGGGTGAGCCTGTGACCCTGCTGAAGCAGACGGATCACCAGGGGCTTGCCGACAAAGCGGGTTCCCCCCATCAACAGGATTTGCACGAGCGCCCAGACAGACCAGCGGTTATTGAAGCGTGCCCAACCCACCGGTGCAGGATGGGAGTCTGTCCATTGCAACGGCCATGCAGATCATTCCAGCCATCGACCTGCTGGGAGGGGCCTGCGTCCGCTTACACCAA
Above is a window of Synechococcus sp. BIOS-E4-1 DNA encoding:
- a CDS encoding CBS domain-containing protein, whose protein sequence is MVLQQTVGEVMSAPVLTVTAETPLQDAVSLLNDHHVSGLPVVDVDGVLIGELTEQDLMVRESGVDVGPYVMLLDSVIYLRNPLNWDRQVHQVLGNTVGDLMHRDSHSCDVSLPLPKAASMLHEKGTQRLIVVDANRRPVGVLTRGDVVRALASAQS
- the pgsA gene encoding CDP-diacylglycerol--glycerol-3-phosphate 3-phosphatidyltransferase, with translation MISPWRLWADRLTLLRAVLGAPLLLLLACGQQSWAWLLLLIGAWSDWADGWMARRADGGSSWGAKLDPLADKLLISAPLIWLAAERQLPLWAVWLLLARELLISGWRSGSNGGAPASWLGKWKTTFQFLSLFLMLWPPSWTSVQITEVLHALGWGLFWPGLVLALWSAIAYLSPRSAPDRH
- a CDS encoding NAD-dependent epimerase/dehydratase family protein; the encoded protein is MQILLMGGTRFVGKPLVIRLLQQGHRLTLFTRGRQPVPEGVEAVNGDRGDDQALDQLKGRAFDVIVDSSGRTLSDSQRVLERTGAPSHRFLYVSSAGVYAGSHTWPLDEDSPLDPASRHVGKGETEQWLLREGIAFTSFRPTYIVGPGNYNPVERWFFDRIVNDRPIPLPGDGTTITQIGHVEDLAEAMARSLEVDASCNRIYNCSAKKGITFRGLIEAAALACGREPGSLDLRSFDPAGLDPKARKAFPLRLSHFLTDISRVERELAWNPRFDAHGCMADSYKRDYSLTPTSAPDFSADQALIGG